The Algoriphagus sanaruensis genome window below encodes:
- a CDS encoding Gfo/Idh/MocA family protein: protein MSGNSFSRRKFLSTSLLTTAGASLIPGLSFASSDSSPFQPAHERVRLGFIGVGRQAMGLLNNFMRIPGVEAVAAADVYAIKRERFALRVQKNLTEAGKPYVAPKLYEDYRELLANPEVDAVVIASPDHWHALMAIDACRAKKDIYLEKPLTFTIKEGQELVKAVRENGVVLAVGSMQRAAVNFQTAAMHVQRGRLGKISQVLVHVGDNPHPKPYDLAEEAIPSGLNWEKWLGPIPTLPFNDLLNPGISLNPEKNESAWGAWRWYQETGGGLMTDWGAHMIDIAQWGLSMDRNGPIEVIPASGDQPLTYRYANGVEVLITKFDEGRQGVKFLGEKGWIKVSRGNYDTSLAELQIGKEPENFSFGAHHVDFIDCIRKRKDPIVPVEVGHSTCSACTIGNIAHQLRRPLKWDPIAQVFKDDWEANSKLHYVYQRGLSL from the coding sequence ATGAGCGGCAATTCATTCTCTCGACGAAAATTTCTCAGCACCAGTCTTTTGACTACTGCAGGTGCCAGTTTAATCCCTGGACTTTCCTTTGCTTCTTCAGATTCTTCTCCATTCCAACCCGCTCACGAACGAGTCCGACTTGGATTCATTGGGGTAGGCAGACAGGCCATGGGGCTATTGAACAATTTTATGCGGATTCCAGGCGTCGAAGCTGTTGCGGCGGCGGATGTCTATGCCATCAAGAGAGAACGATTTGCATTACGTGTTCAGAAAAATCTTACTGAGGCCGGAAAGCCCTATGTCGCTCCTAAATTATACGAAGACTATCGAGAGCTTTTAGCAAACCCTGAAGTCGATGCCGTAGTAATTGCCTCTCCAGATCATTGGCATGCCTTGATGGCAATAGATGCCTGTCGCGCCAAAAAAGATATTTACCTAGAAAAGCCTTTGACTTTTACCATCAAAGAAGGTCAGGAGTTGGTCAAAGCCGTTCGAGAAAATGGAGTCGTTCTGGCAGTCGGATCTATGCAACGGGCCGCTGTAAACTTCCAGACCGCAGCCATGCATGTACAGCGAGGGCGACTAGGAAAAATATCACAAGTGCTAGTCCATGTCGGTGACAATCCCCACCCAAAACCCTATGATCTTGCGGAGGAAGCAATTCCTTCCGGATTAAATTGGGAAAAATGGCTTGGTCCTATACCTACCTTGCCATTCAATGATTTGTTGAATCCTGGCATTTCTTTAAACCCAGAAAAAAATGAATCGGCCTGGGGTGCATGGCGCTGGTACCAAGAAACAGGAGGAGGATTGATGACCGATTGGGGAGCTCACATGATCGACATCGCTCAGTGGGGACTCAGCATGGATCGAAATGGACCCATTGAAGTTATTCCGGCCTCAGGTGATCAACCACTTACCTATCGTTATGCAAATGGAGTGGAAGTATTGATTACCAAATTTGACGAGGGAAGACAAGGCGTAAAATTTTTGGGTGAAAAGGGTTGGATCAAAGTATCACGAGGCAACTATGATACTTCTCTTGCTGAGTTGCAAATAGGAAAAGAACCAGAAAATTTCAGCTTTGGAGCTCATCATGTGGACTTTATCGACTGTATCCGAAAGAGAAAAGATCCAATCGTTCCTGTGGAAGTTGGGCACAGCACTTGTTCGGCCTGCACCATCGGCAATATCGCTCACCAGCTGCGAAGACCGCTCAAGTGGGATCCTATTGCCCAAGTTTTCAAGGATGATTGGGAAGCAAACTCCAAGCTTCATTACGTGTACCAAAGAGGCCTATCTCTTTGA